The following DNA comes from Bacillota bacterium.
TGGACAACGTCTCCTCAAGCGGCGTGGCCGGGTCCCAACAGTGCACCTGGTAGAGGTCAATGTAGTCCGTGCCGAGCCGGCGCAGGCTTACCTCCACTTCCGCCAGGATGTGCTTGCGGCTGAGCCCCACGTCGTTGGGCCCTTCCCCCATGGGGAAGCGCACCTTGGTGGCGATGACGAAGTCCTCGCGGCGCCTGGTCTTCAGCCACCGACCAACGATCTCCTCCGACACGCCCCGCGTGTAGACGTTGGCCGTGTCGATGAAGTTGCCGCCGGCTTCAGCAAAGCGGTCCATCATCCGGCGGCTCTCCTCTTCCGAGGCCTCACGCCCGAAAGTCATGGCGCCCAGGCAAAGCTCGCTGACCTTCAGCCCGGTCCTTCCCAGGTACCGATAATTCACGGGTCACCCCTCCCGGCTCGTGTTTGGGTTGCGCCCTGGGCCTTAGATGGGCCGCAATACACGCACCTCTCGGGAAGGGAGGGCCAACTCCCCCCGACACGGCTCTCCGGTGAGCAGATCCACGTAGTCGCGCTCCAGCAAGACCGAAGCGGGAGAGGGATTGTGGTTCAATAGGAATAGCACCGGCTCTGCTTGCGAGGGCTGTTGTCCGTCGGGCCCTGCGGGATGCCACCGTCGAACCACTTCGACCCCTTCCGGCGCGCCGAGCACCGGCCTGACCCCTTGGACCGACGCCAGCCACCCGACCAAGTCATACACCCCTTTGGGTTCGAGCGCGGTGCCCACGTAAATCACACGGCCCTTGCCCACCAGGTGCTCGGTCAGCGCGGGCATACCGGCGTAATAGTCGGCGCCAAAGGTGGCAAGGACGCGGGCCCCTTCCGGGTGGATGACATCACACCACAGCTCGGCCTTGTATTCCCCTGCCAGCATCGCGTAAGGTTCACGCACGCTAACGGTGGTCAGTTGCCCGGGAGGCAACACGTCGAACTCCTCCACCCACACGCCGCATAAACCGCGCAGCAGGCCCGGATACCCTCCCAGATGCACGCGGTCGTTCTCGTCCGTCAAGCCACTATGAAACGTGGCCAGCAGCGCGCCGCCGGCGCGGACGTACTCCTCCAGGCGTTTCTGCAGTGACGGCGTGACGATGCGCATGAGAGGCGCTACGACCATCCGGTACCGGAAAAGCTCGGCTTCAGGGCTGACCACGTCGACCTCGAAATGATGCCGCCACAGGGCGCGGTAATACCGCATCACTTCACGAATGTAATGAAGGCCCTGGGAGATTCGGGGTTCCTGCTCGATGGTCCACCAGTTCGGCCAGGAAAAGAGAATCGCGACTTCTGCGCGATACTCGGAGCCCGCGACGAGCCCACCCATCCTCCCGAGCTCCGTACCCACCTGAGCTACTTCCCGGAAGACCCGGGACCGCGAGCTCCCATCATGCCCGATGACGGCGGCATGAAACTTCTCGGCCCCGCCCTGGCTTTGCCGGAGCTGGAAGAAGCAGACTGCATCGGCTCCGTGTGCCACCGCTTGCCAGCTCCGCAACCGCATTTCGCCGGGTCGCTGGGGACGGTTGTACTCCATCCAGTTGACCTGGCTCGGCGACTGCTCCATCAGCAGGAACGGCATGCGGCCACCCTTGAGGCCCCGCATGAGATCGTGGCGAGCGGCCGTTTCGGCAGGATCAGCCCCAGTGGGCGGGTAGGAGTCCCACGACACGATGTCCAGGTGCGGCGCCCAGGCGTGATAGTCCAGCCCGTTGAACCAGGCCATGAAGTTGGTCGTCACCGGCACGTCGGGAGATAGCTCCCGGAGGATTTGCCTCTGCTCCAGGTAGCACTGCAGGAAGCTATCCGACATGAACCTTCGCCAGTCCAGCGTCTGGCCCGGGTTGTGGTAGGCCGGGGTCAGGCGCGGCGCATCGATTTCCTCCCACTTCTGGTAG
Coding sequences within:
- a CDS encoding aldo/keto reductase; its protein translation is MNYRYLGRTGLKVSELCLGAMTFGREASEEESRRMMDRFAEAGGNFIDTANVYTRGVSEEIVGRWLKTRRREDFVIATKVRFPMGEGPNDVGLSRKHILAEVEVSLRRLGTDYIDLYQVHCWDPATPLEETLS
- a CDS encoding beta-galactosidase yields the protein MSLKRTRQGILFGGDYNPDQWSPEVWQEDVRLFKEAGINSVTLGVFAWSRLEPEPGRYDFSWMDELMGLLHDNGISVILATPTAAPPAWLCRLYPDVLPVDARGARYGYGSRRHYCPNSPNYRRHAREITTRLAERYGRHPAVSYWHVDNEYGGPACYCDRCVEAFRTWLRQRYGTLERLNEAWYAAFWSQRYQKWEEIDAPRLTPAYHNPGQTLDWRRFMSDSFLQCYLEQRQILRELSPDVPVTTNFMAWFNGLDYHAWAPHLDIVSWDSYPPTGADPAETAARHDLMRGLKGGRMPFLLMEQSPSQVNWMEYNRPQRPGEMRLRSWQAVAHGADAVCFFQLRQSQGGAEKFHAAVIGHDGSSRSRVFREVAQVGTELGRMGGLVAGSEYRAEVAILFSWPNWWTIEQEPRISQGLHYIREVMRYYRALWRHHFEVDVVSPEAELFRYRMVVAPLMRIVTPSLQKRLEEYVRAGGALLATFHSGLTDENDRVHLGGYPGLLRGLCGVWVEEFDVLPPGQLTTVSVREPYAMLAGEYKAELWCDVIHPEGARVLATFGADYYAGMPALTEHLVGKGRVIYVGTALEPKGVYDLVGWLASVQGVRPVLGAPEGVEVVRRWHPAGPDGQQPSQAEPVLFLLNHNPSPASVLLERDYVDLLTGEPCRGELALPSREVRVLRPI